One stretch of Streptomyces sp. NBC_01142 DNA includes these proteins:
- a CDS encoding PhoX family phosphatase: MRKLLPLLNTNPHAGGRSALTCRYRCGDACFHEVPNTSDNEYAGDVIAGALSRRSMMRAAAVVTVAAAAGTATVVGNGGGVQATAAPATGHGHGSKPGRTDGARGLRFAPVAANKDDKVTIPDGYAQNVVIRWGDPILRGAPAFDADKQTAKAQAGQFGYNNDFLSLLPLRGEHGRQVLVANHEYTDEILMFKGYDPQNPTREQAEIAWAAHGLSVVVVQEEHRSGKLTPVTRHPLNRRLTATSEFEVTGPAAGSPLLRTSVDPSGRTVLGTLNNCAGGTTPWGTTLHGEENFNQYFANGSSATDKRYGIAAGPTERKWERFDKRFDLQQEPNEAHRFGWVVELDPYDPDFTPRKRTALGRFKHEAAQPRLTDDGRPVVYMGDDERFDYFYKFVSSKRMKKGSSRAAREHNLTLLDEGTLYVAKLTGDSPQDVDGTGKLPNDGEFDGSGQWIPLATGNTSHVPGMSAEEVYVFTRLAGDKVGATKMDRPEDVEPSPRTGRVYVALTNNTDRGKAGKAGADEANPRNLNKHGQILELAENWDDAAGDGFAWRLFLVAGDPNDPATYFAGFPKDKVSPISCPDNVAFDPYGNLWISTDGAQLGSHDGLFGVATQGERRGELKQFLTVPKGAETCGPIIQDRRVLVAVQHPGEIDGASVEKPASVWPDGPGKIVRPSVVAVWRKDGRDIGM; this comes from the coding sequence GTGCGCAAACTGCTGCCGCTGTTGAACACCAACCCCCACGCGGGGGGACGTTCCGCTCTTACCTGCCGATACCGCTGCGGCGATGCCTGTTTCCACGAGGTGCCGAACACCAGCGACAACGAGTACGCCGGTGACGTCATAGCCGGTGCCCTCTCGAGACGCTCCATGATGCGCGCCGCCGCCGTCGTGACCGTCGCCGCTGCCGCCGGCACCGCGACCGTCGTCGGAAACGGTGGTGGAGTTCAGGCCACCGCGGCGCCCGCGACCGGCCACGGTCACGGCAGCAAGCCGGGCAGGACCGACGGCGCCCGCGGGCTCCGCTTCGCGCCTGTCGCCGCCAACAAGGACGACAAGGTCACCATCCCTGACGGGTACGCGCAGAACGTCGTCATCCGCTGGGGCGACCCGATCCTCCGCGGTGCCCCGGCCTTCGACGCCGACAAGCAGACCGCCAAGGCGCAGGCGGGACAGTTCGGGTACAACAACGACTTCCTCTCCCTGCTGCCCCTCCGGGGCGAGCACGGGCGCCAGGTCCTCGTCGCGAACCACGAGTACACCGACGAGATCCTGATGTTCAAGGGGTACGACCCCCAGAACCCGACCCGCGAGCAGGCCGAGATCGCCTGGGCCGCGCACGGCCTGTCCGTCGTCGTGGTCCAGGAGGAGCACCGCAGCGGCAAGCTCACCCCGGTCACCCGGCACCCCCTGAACCGCCGCCTCACCGCGACGAGCGAGTTCGAGGTCACCGGTCCGGCCGCCGGCAGCCCCCTGCTGCGTACGAGCGTCGACCCCTCCGGCCGCACGGTCCTCGGCACCCTCAACAACTGCGCCGGCGGCACCACCCCGTGGGGCACCACCCTCCACGGCGAGGAGAACTTCAACCAGTACTTCGCCAACGGCTCCAGCGCCACCGACAAGCGGTACGGCATCGCGGCCGGCCCGACCGAGCGCAAGTGGGAGCGTTTCGACAAGCGCTTCGACCTCCAGCAGGAGCCCAACGAGGCCCACCGCTTCGGCTGGGTCGTCGAGCTCGACCCGTACGACCCGGACTTCACCCCCCGCAAGCGCACCGCGCTGGGCCGCTTCAAGCACGAGGCCGCTCAGCCCCGCCTGACCGACGACGGCCGTCCCGTCGTCTACATGGGCGACGACGAGCGCTTCGACTACTTCTACAAGTTCGTGTCCTCGAAGCGGATGAAGAAGGGCAGCAGCCGCGCCGCCCGCGAGCACAACCTCACGCTCCTCGACGAGGGCACCCTGTACGTCGCCAAGCTCACCGGTGACAGCCCGCAGGACGTCGACGGGACCGGCAAGCTTCCCAACGACGGGGAGTTCGACGGCAGCGGGCAGTGGATTCCGCTCGCCACCGGCAACACCTCGCACGTCCCGGGCATGAGCGCCGAGGAGGTGTACGTCTTCACCCGCCTCGCCGGCGACAAGGTGGGCGCCACCAAGATGGACCGCCCCGAGGACGTCGAGCCGTCCCCCCGCACCGGCCGTGTGTACGTCGCGCTGACCAACAACACCGACCGCGGCAAGGCGGGCAAGGCCGGCGCGGACGAGGCCAACCCGCGCAACCTCAACAAGCACGGCCAGATCCTGGAGCTCGCCGAGAACTGGGACGACGCGGCGGGCGACGGCTTCGCCTGGCGGCTCTTCCTGGTCGCGGGCGACCCGAACGACCCGGCGACGTACTTCGCGGGCTTCCCGAAGGACAAGGTCAGCCCCATCTCCTGCCCGGACAATGTGGCCTTCGACCCGTACGGCAATCTGTGGATCTCCACGGACGGCGCCCAACTCGGTTCGCACGACGGCCTGTTCGGTGTCGCGACGCAGGGCGAGCGCCGCGGTGAGCTCAAGCAGTTCCTGACCGTGCCGAAGGGTGCCGAGACCTGCGGTCCGATCATCCAGGACCGCCGGGTGCTCGTCGCGGTCCAGCACCCGGGCGAGATCGACGGCGCGTCCGTCGAGAAGCCCGCGAGCGTCTGGCCCGACGGACCGGGCAAGATCGTCCGCCCGTCGGTCGTCGCCGTCTGGCGCAAGGACGGCCGCGACATCGGCATGTGA
- a CDS encoding RNA-binding S4 domain-containing protein, whose amino-acid sequence MASEDSVSAASPVSGASPVSSSASVSDGGTVRADAWIWSVRLTKTRSQAASACRAGHVRVNGERVKPAHLLRAGDQVRLFHAGRERLVVVSKIIRKRVGPPVAVQCYVDNSPPPPPREFVAPVAVRDRGSGRPTKRDRREMDRLQGGA is encoded by the coding sequence ATGGCTTCAGAGGATTCGGTTTCGGCTGCGTCTCCGGTTTCGGGTGCTTCTCCGGTTTCGTCTTCGGCTTCGGTTTCGGATGGGGGGACCGTACGGGCGGACGCCTGGATCTGGTCCGTACGGCTGACGAAGACCCGCTCCCAGGCCGCTTCGGCCTGCCGCGCGGGACACGTCCGCGTCAACGGCGAACGGGTCAAGCCGGCGCATCTGCTGCGCGCGGGCGACCAGGTGCGGCTGTTCCACGCCGGGCGTGAGCGGCTCGTGGTTGTCTCGAAGATCATCCGGAAACGGGTCGGCCCGCCGGTCGCGGTCCAGTGCTATGTGGACAACAGTCCGCCGCCCCCGCCGCGGGAGTTCGTGGCCCCGGTGGCGGTCCGCGACAGGGGATCGGGCCGCCCGACCAAGAGGGACCGCCGCGAAATGGACCGCCTCCAGGGCGGCGCCTGA
- a CDS encoding APC family permease, whose amino-acid sequence MRTSSGRGLQSNVLGTFDTIVMAVAGSAPAYSIAATTAVLAAAVGLAGPASLLYCAIPMLGIVLAFGRLGRIDVNAGAGYSWVCRTLHPFLGFLSGWALVVSATIFMVAGSLPAGAMTLALFDPALARNTALATAVGAAWFVAMLLVVLGGARLTVRAQLLMSGTELAILLFFVVAALLRSEAGAGPAFDWSWLGFSHFDGPAGFASGALIATFYYWGWDVTSNLSEETRNSRRTAGLAALVGLGVVFLLFEAFTIAVNVILSAEDIRAGGADVLSTLGEAIWPGIGGKLLVVAVLLSTVATLETTLIQVTRSLFAMGRDRTMPAALGTAHRRWNTPWVAIAVVGAVALAMFVASTALGSVGEVLTAAVAAMGLQITFYYGLAGIAAVVAYRSTLLTSVRDFVLGGAWPLFGALFMLWIFIEALLGMSGASIAIGLGGLAAGLVPMIVYWRRGSSYYRPARLDAKRALEAQERYPDSASGHPDYTDKALATDF is encoded by the coding sequence ATGCGCACCAGCTCCGGCAGAGGGCTTCAGTCCAATGTCCTCGGTACGTTCGACACCATCGTGATGGCCGTCGCCGGCAGCGCGCCCGCCTACTCGATCGCCGCCACCACCGCCGTACTCGCCGCCGCCGTCGGCCTCGCGGGACCGGCCTCGCTGCTCTACTGCGCGATACCCATGCTCGGCATCGTCCTGGCCTTCGGCAGGCTCGGCCGGATCGACGTCAACGCGGGCGCCGGCTACTCCTGGGTGTGCCGCACCCTCCACCCCTTCCTCGGCTTTCTCTCCGGCTGGGCGCTCGTCGTCTCCGCGACGATCTTCATGGTGGCCGGTTCGCTGCCGGCCGGTGCGATGACGCTCGCTCTCTTCGACCCCGCCCTCGCCCGGAACACCGCGCTCGCGACAGCCGTCGGCGCGGCCTGGTTCGTGGCGATGCTGCTGGTTGTGCTGGGCGGGGCGCGGCTGACCGTACGGGCGCAACTGCTGATGTCCGGGACGGAGCTGGCGATCCTGCTGTTCTTCGTCGTCGCCGCGCTGCTGCGCTCCGAAGCCGGGGCCGGGCCAGCCTTCGACTGGTCCTGGCTCGGCTTCTCCCACTTCGACGGACCGGCCGGCTTCGCCTCCGGCGCGCTGATCGCCACCTTCTACTACTGGGGCTGGGACGTCACCAGCAACCTCAGTGAGGAGACCCGTAACAGCCGCCGCACCGCAGGCCTCGCGGCGCTCGTCGGACTCGGCGTCGTCTTCCTCCTCTTCGAGGCCTTCACGATCGCGGTGAACGTGATCCTTTCCGCCGAGGACATCCGGGCCGGCGGCGCCGATGTGCTGAGCACGCTCGGCGAGGCGATCTGGCCGGGCATCGGCGGGAAACTGCTGGTCGTGGCGGTGCTGCTGTCCACCGTCGCCACCTTGGAGACCACCCTGATCCAGGTGACGCGCTCGCTGTTCGCGATGGGCCGCGACCGTACGATGCCGGCCGCGCTCGGCACGGCGCACCGGCGGTGGAACACGCCCTGGGTGGCGATCGCCGTCGTCGGCGCGGTGGCGCTCGCGATGTTCGTCGCCTCCACGGCGCTCGGTTCGGTCGGCGAGGTCCTGACGGCCGCCGTCGCCGCGATGGGGCTGCAGATCACGTTCTACTACGGGCTGGCGGGTATCGCGGCCGTCGTCGCCTACCGCAGCACGCTGCTCACGTCGGTGCGTGACTTCGTCCTCGGCGGGGCCTGGCCGCTGTTCGGCGCGCTCTTCATGCTCTGGATCTTCATCGAGGCGCTGCTCGGGATGAGCGGCGCGTCGATCGCGATCGGGCTCGGCGGGCTGGCCGCCGGTCTGGTGCCGATGATCGTGTACTGGCGGCGGGGGAGTTCGTACTACCGCCCCGCACGGCTGGACGCGAAGCGGGCCCTCGAGGCGCAGGAGCGGTACCCCGACTCCGCGTCCGGGCACCCGGACTACACCGACAAAGCACTGGCCACGGACTTCTGA